The bacterium genomic sequence ATGGATATTATTGAACGTGTAAGCCGGCTTATCGATGAACTGGTGGTCGTAGTGGGTAGGAATCCCCAAAAAGGCGAGCCGTTGTTCAGCGTGGATGAGCGGATTGAAATGCTGACTGAATCTTGTAGTCATCTGAATAATGTTAGAGTACAATCTTTTGGTGGTCTTCTTATTGACTATGCAATAAAAGAGGGCGCTAGTGTCATAATTCGTGGACTGCGAGCCGTCTCGGATTTTGAGGGTGAATTCCAGATGGCTCAGATGAATCGCCGTCTTTCGGATAATATCGAAACCTTATTCGTTATGACTAACTGGGAGCATTCCTATCTGTCTTCAAGTGCTGTTCGCGAAGTTGCCGATCTTGGAGGACCCTATGCCGGTCTCGTCCCAGTGCCGGTTGAGCGACGATTGAAGGCACAATATGAAAAGAAAAAGGGAAGAGGGTGAAGCCGAATGGAACTCTTGCAGATGCTGAAGGAACTTGAGGATGAGCTGACAGCCGCCAAGAAGGTAGGCAAAGTGCTATGGGGTCTTGATCTCGATGAATGCTTCATGCTTCTTAACAAGATTCGTGCAAGTCTTCCCGAATCAGTTCGCCGAGCCGACCGTGTAACACGCGAATCGGACCGTATCGTGAATGATGCCCGCGGCGAAGCTCAGACAACCGTGGAAAAAGCGCGAGAAGAAGTCAATACTCTTAAAGAGCAAGTACGTGTTCAGGCGGAACAAGCTCTTGAACAGGCGCGTGTTCAACAATTGCATATGGTCGAAGATAGCGAAATCTGTCGGCTGGCCAAAGCCCAAGCGCAGGAAATTATTCAAGGCGCTGAAGAATCTGCTCGAAAAATCCGTCAGGGCGCTGACGATTATTCGTATGATGTCTTGTCAAACATCGAAGCGATGGTCGCCAAAGTAATGACGACTATCCAAAACGGCAAGACAAAGATCGAACGCCATCGCGAACCGGTCGGCTAAAGCGCTTTCGCCGCCAGGCTATAGCCGCAGGCGCAAGAATGTAAAAAAGAGGTGTTAGCATGAAACGCGCCCGAACGCTTGATTTAAACGATATTATCCAGCATCCTGGTAGACCGGTTAGTTTTGATATCCAATCTGAGCTGCCTGACTTCAAAGATATTGAGTTGATGGACCCAATTGACGGGACTTTGATCGCCAATAACACCGGTTCAGTTCTATTGGTGAATGGTGATTTTACTGCCCGTTTTTGGGTTGAGTGCAGCCGATGCGCTCTGCGTTTTGCCGAGACTGTCCCATTTAGTTTAGAAGAACAATTTGAGCTTTCAGGTATTCCCGGTGGAGTTCAGGCGCACTCTTCGGCTCAAGTGATTCAAGGTGAAGAGCCTTATCCGCTTTTTAAAGAAAATAATTTGTTGATTGATGAACTTATTCATCAGCACCTTGTCATCAATTTGCCCATCCAAACATTATGTAAAGAGGACTGCCAGGGGTTGTGTCCAAACTGCGGTGTGAACCTGAATGAAGGTCCACATGAATGCGTTATTGAAGCTGGCCATCCGGCCTTTAACGAACTTGCAGACAAATGGCGCAGGAAAAAGACATAATAAAGGGCTAACGTTTAGAACCGCAATGTGCATGTCGTCTCAAAAATGGGTCGAGCAAACTGGTAATTGTTGCCATGGAAGTCAGGACAATGCGGTAGAATAAGAAACTTTAGGAGATTTAAAGCATATGCCAAACCCAAAACGTCGTCATTCACACGCGCGAGGCGCTTTACGCCGAACGCACTATAAGGTGGTTTTAGCAGAAGTTAGTACCTGCCCGAGCTGCCACCAACCACGCCAGCCGCATAATGCATGTCCAAGTTGCGGTTTTTACGATAACCGACGTGTAGCGGTCAAAGCTGGTGAGCGCAAAGAGGGCGCATAACTAATACATGCGCATTGCTGTTGATGCAATGGGGGGTGATCATGCCCCCGAAACTGTTGTAAAAGGCGCTCTTGAGGCTGCTCTTAAAACACCGGCCGAGATAATCTTGGTCGGTGATATTGAGCAGATTAAGCTCTACCTTCCAAAACAAGTGCCTGCCAACATAAAACTTCAACACGCCTCTCAGGTCGTGGCGATGGACGATTCGCCTGTCCGAACCGTGATTAAGAAGTCTGATTCGTCTCTTGTGGTAGCAGCACAGATGGTAAAAGATGGCAACGCTGATGCGCTGATCACCGCCGGTAACACAGGCGCTGCTGTTGCTATTTGTAAGCTTTCATGGGAGATGCTCCCAGGTGTAGAACGCCCTGCAATCGCGACCATTTTGCCCAAACTTGCC encodes the following:
- the coaD gene encoding pantetheine-phosphate adenylyltransferase is translated as MNHHRSLKAIYPGSFDPPTMGHMDIIERVSRLIDELVVVVGRNPQKGEPLFSVDERIEMLTESCSHLNNVRVQSFGGLLIDYAIKEGASVIIRGLRAVSDFEGEFQMAQMNRRLSDNIETLFVMTNWEHSYLSSSAVREVADLGGPYAGLVPVPVERRLKAQYEKKKGRG
- a CDS encoding DUF177 domain-containing protein, which gives rise to MKRARTLDLNDIIQHPGRPVSFDIQSELPDFKDIELMDPIDGTLIANNTGSVLLVNGDFTARFWVECSRCALRFAETVPFSLEEQFELSGIPGGVQAHSSAQVIQGEEPYPLFKENNLLIDELIHQHLVINLPIQTLCKEDCQGLCPNCGVNLNEGPHECVIEAGHPAFNELADKWRRKKT
- the rpmF gene encoding 50S ribosomal protein L32; amino-acid sequence: MPNPKRRHSHARGALRRTHYKVVLAEVSTCPSCHQPRQPHNACPSCGFYDNRRVAVKAGERKEGA